The following are from one region of the Prionailurus bengalensis isolate Pbe53 chromosome A2, Fcat_Pben_1.1_paternal_pri, whole genome shotgun sequence genome:
- the CAV2 gene encoding caveolin-2 isoform X1: MCLLGWRRAGDRRGPGQKVAAGVAGREPPLRLRPVPAPRARPQGGARVGSGPGAVAGSGKRPPPGPRRERRGEARQGGAGRDGKGRPRRAGCSRRAPSATMGLETEKADVQLFMDDDSYSRHSGVDYADPDKFADSGSDRDPHRLNSNLKVGFEDVIAEPVSTHSFDKVWICSHALFEISKYVIYKFLTLFLAIPLAFAAGILFATLSCLHIWIIMPFVKTCLMVLPSVQTIWKSITDVVIAPLCTSVGRSFSSVSLQLSHD, encoded by the exons ATGTGCCTGTTGGGATGGCGCCGGGCCGGGGACAGACGGGGACCTGGCCAGAAAGTGGCGGCGGGAGTCGCGGGGCGGGAACCACCTCTCCGGCTGCGTCCGGTTCCCGCCCCTCGGGCCCGGCCGCAGGGCGGGGCTCGGGTCGGGTCCGGGCCGGGAGCGGTAGCCGGCAGCGGGAAGCGGCCGCCGCCCGGGCCGCGCCGGgagaggcgaggcgaggcgaggcagggcggggcggggcgcgacGGGAAGGGAAGGCCGCGCCGGGCCGGCTGCAGCCGCCGCGCACCGAGCGCCACGATGGGGCTGGAGACCGAGAAAGCAGACGTCCAGCTCTTCATGGACGACGACTCCTACAGCCGCCACAGCGGCGTCGACTACGCTGACCCGGATAAGTTCGCGGACTCGGGCTCCGACCGGGATCCCCACCGGCTCAACTCGAACCTCAAG GTGGGCTTCGAGGATGTGATTGCAGAGCCTGTGTCTACGCACTCCTTTGACAAAGTGTGGATCTGCAGCCATGCCCTCTTTGAAATCAGCAAATACGTGATATACAAGTTCCTGACATTGTTCCTGGCTATCCCCCTGGCCTTCGCTGCAGGAATTCTCTTTGCCACCCTCAGCTGTCTGCACATCTG GATTATAATGCCTTTTGTAAAGACCTGCCTAATGGTCCTGCCTTCAGTGCAGACAATATGGAAGAGCATAACAGATGTTGTCATTGCCCCATTGTGCACAAGTGTAGGACGCAGCTTCTCTTCTGTCAGCTTGCAACTAAGCCACGACTGA
- the CAV2 gene encoding caveolin-2 isoform X2, translating into MGLETEKADVQLFMDDDSYSRHSGVDYADPDKFADSGSDRDPHRLNSNLKDYNAFCKDLPNGPAFSADNMEEHNRCCHCPIVHKCRTQLLFCQLATKPRLNTWTPGLEIWIL; encoded by the exons ATGGGGCTGGAGACCGAGAAAGCAGACGTCCAGCTCTTCATGGACGACGACTCCTACAGCCGCCACAGCGGCGTCGACTACGCTGACCCGGATAAGTTCGCGGACTCGGGCTCCGACCGGGATCCCCACCGGCTCAACTCGAACCTCAAG GATTATAATGCCTTTTGTAAAGACCTGCCTAATGGTCCTGCCTTCAGTGCAGACAATATGGAAGAGCATAACAGATGTTGTCATTGCCCCATTGTGCACAAGTGTAGGACGCAGCTTCTCTTCTGTCAGCTTGCAACTAAGCCACGACTGAACACTTGGACCCCAGGTCTAGAGATTTGGATACTGTAA